The Thermococcus thermotolerans genome contains a region encoding:
- a CDS encoding class I SAM-dependent methyltransferase produces MSFREKYSRLGEKYERIDGPLERFFDPLRRKAAAFVSGKVLEVGVGTGLMLPYYPKTIELHAVDAVPEMVEAARKKAKKLGLNAHFYVMDAENLEFPNGSFDTVVSAFVFCTVPNPEKAMKEIHRVLRPGGRVVFLEHTKSDCKLINWLFLKPLDILLGWLIEDNTLRETHRLVGEYFKVEHEESRYHGIVRLIVGRKEG; encoded by the coding sequence ATGAGCTTTAGGGAAAAGTATTCAAGACTGGGCGAGAAGTACGAGCGCATAGACGGGCCGCTTGAGAGGTTCTTTGACCCCCTGAGGAGGAAGGCGGCCGCCTTTGTTTCCGGAAAGGTTTTGGAGGTCGGTGTGGGGACGGGCTTGATGCTTCCCTACTATCCAAAGACCATTGAACTTCACGCGGTTGATGCAGTCCCAGAGATGGTGGAAGCCGCCAGGAAAAAGGCCAAGAAACTCGGCCTGAACGCCCACTTCTACGTCATGGACGCCGAGAACCTTGAATTCCCGAACGGGAGCTTCGACACGGTCGTGAGCGCCTTCGTGTTCTGTACTGTGCCGAACCCGGAGAAGGCGATGAAAGAAATCCATCGCGTCCTGAGGCCGGGCGGGAGGGTGGTATTCCTCGAACACACAAAAAGCGACTGCAAGCTGATCAACTGGCTCTTCCTCAAGCCCCTTGACATTCTCCTCGGGTGGCTAATAGAGGACAACACCCTCCGGGAAACCCACAGACTGGTGGGAGAGTACTTCAAGGTCGAGCACGAGGAGAGCCGCTACCACGGGATTGTAAGGCTTATTGTGGGGAGAAAGGAGGGATAA
- a CDS encoding PEGA domain-containing protein: MRWKLIFLAFLVAGLLVPPAYSAEESTMERPGYLSVEAPGTVAEIVGVGSYATPVGLVLKPGNYTVRITGNVTVVARVSVVAEKATIIRVNPAGIAGAVSGEGIVLIRAIFNESANYSREKLNPPFNPFAFPGGCGSNSGYLNISNPYPMGLAVRGRDEVYITLNGTFMHIGDDDGKPCIFYVEVYSGGSERQESVRNATYLVPWARLEITSVPEGLTFYINGGHNRYIFYTPMGLYVPAIPHDVHNATAVGYYGTIRIPVIHRLDTHVVGIAENHYLIESVVKVAPNETRHINVDMEKVKSALTVEREDLRAVSLKVDSEPGNASIVVTDGVLRAFAVTPTTMFLPPGNYTVIASRGNLSAKESVVLTGSASVFLKLSPASATLNLVTYPGNATVLLNGKEVNVKNLTLSPGRYNITVKAPGYLTKSLEVILAPNESKAVEVNLEKKPAVEDQEIVISPPSSGAEDMKSGEMAETDEKDTSDDTQTLPAPSVDDVPSTSRRDSGSLWIKLALLTGVVAAVYLALRVRR, encoded by the coding sequence GTGAGGTGGAAGCTCATTTTCCTGGCGTTTTTGGTGGCCGGTCTGCTCGTTCCCCCGGCGTATTCAGCCGAGGAAAGCACGATGGAGAGGCCAGGCTACCTGTCCGTTGAGGCGCCCGGAACCGTGGCTGAGATAGTTGGGGTGGGCTCTTATGCCACTCCCGTTGGCCTGGTGCTCAAGCCGGGAAACTACACCGTCAGGATAACCGGAAACGTCACGGTGGTTGCCAGGGTTTCGGTGGTGGCCGAAAAGGCCACAATAATTCGCGTGAACCCCGCGGGGATTGCGGGGGCAGTTTCGGGGGAAGGGATAGTGTTGATAAGGGCAATCTTCAATGAGAGTGCCAACTACAGCCGGGAGAAGCTCAACCCGCCTTTCAATCCGTTTGCATTCCCGGGTGGGTGTGGAAGCAACTCCGGGTATCTCAACATATCGAACCCCTACCCGATGGGCCTCGCAGTGCGGGGAAGGGACGAGGTGTACATAACCCTCAACGGAACCTTCATGCACATTGGAGACGATGACGGGAAACCCTGTATTTTCTACGTCGAAGTGTACTCAGGAGGAAGCGAACGGCAGGAGAGCGTCAGGAACGCCACCTATCTCGTCCCCTGGGCGCGGCTGGAGATAACCTCGGTTCCCGAGGGCCTAACGTTCTACATCAACGGAGGCCACAATAGATACATCTTCTACACCCCCATGGGCCTCTACGTTCCAGCGATCCCCCACGATGTCCACAACGCCACCGCCGTCGGTTACTATGGGACGATACGGATTCCGGTAATTCACAGGCTCGACACCCACGTCGTTGGAATCGCGGAGAACCACTACTTAATCGAAAGCGTCGTGAAGGTTGCTCCCAACGAAACCCGCCACATCAACGTGGACATGGAAAAGGTGAAGTCCGCGCTGACTGTGGAGAGGGAAGATTTGAGAGCGGTTTCCCTTAAAGTCGATTCAGAGCCGGGCAACGCTTCCATAGTGGTTACCGACGGGGTTCTAAGGGCCTTTGCCGTCACACCCACCACGATGTTCCTTCCTCCCGGGAACTACACGGTCATAGCTTCGAGGGGCAACCTCTCGGCTAAAGAATCAGTGGTTCTTACGGGGAGCGCGAGTGTTTTCCTGAAGCTCTCCCCTGCCAGCGCGACACTCAACCTCGTGACGTATCCGGGCAACGCGACGGTGCTCTTGAACGGCAAGGAGGTCAATGTCAAAAACCTCACCCTCAGCCCCGGGCGATACAACATCACCGTGAAGGCTCCCGGTTATCTCACGAAGAGCCTGGAGGTAATCCTGGCCCCTAACGAGTCAAAGGCAGTTGAAGTAAACCTGGAGAAGAAGCCCGCGGTGGAGGATCAGGAAATCGTCATCTCGCCCCCTTCGAGCGGAGCGGAGGACATGAAATCTGGGGAAATGGCTGAGACCGACGAGAAAGACACTTCCGACGACACTCAAACCCTCCCAGCGCCTTCCGTCGATGATGTTCCCAGTACATCGAGAAGGGACAGCGGCTCTCTGTGGATCAAGCTAGCCCTTTTGACTGGAGTTGTCGCGGCCGTTTACCTGGCCCTGAGGGTGAGGAGGTGA
- a CDS encoding ABC transporter permease, translated as MRAQIMWELEDPYNLIVFIFGFIMLGITFFSGLTSNDTVFMVAGPEGVIVSESAKNIGLTLPRLGVEEYTIFALTGALLVSLMLRYDRDTRVARSVYSLPIRNHSVVLSKALSAMILLFLASILPAFLAFIYIHGDVPELIRRALFGEGFLAGYLLYWAMMVLYVVSISALVAMLSPNTFASLLGSITLLYVPIVLKLRSLPPAVIDNAFFKAYTAQFYPSDRIAAFLDGSFYVGLLLPVVMLGMALIVSEWRDVS; from the coding sequence ATGCGGGCACAGATAATGTGGGAGCTTGAGGATCCCTACAACCTCATCGTCTTCATCTTTGGCTTCATCATGCTCGGCATCACCTTCTTTTCCGGCCTGACGAGCAACGATACCGTGTTCATGGTGGCCGGGCCGGAGGGCGTAATAGTTTCCGAATCGGCCAAGAACATTGGCCTCACCCTGCCAAGGCTGGGAGTCGAGGAGTACACGATCTTCGCGCTCACCGGAGCGTTGCTGGTCTCGCTGATGCTCAGGTACGATAGGGACACAAGGGTTGCCAGGAGCGTCTACAGCTTGCCCATCAGGAACCACTCGGTGGTCCTTTCGAAGGCACTCTCCGCGATGATACTGCTATTCCTCGCCTCAATCCTACCGGCGTTCCTTGCTTTCATCTACATTCACGGGGACGTTCCCGAGCTGATCAGAAGGGCGCTCTTTGGAGAGGGCTTTTTAGCGGGCTATCTCCTGTACTGGGCTATGATGGTGCTCTACGTGGTGTCCATCTCGGCCCTGGTGGCTATGCTCTCCCCCAACACCTTCGCCTCCCTCCTCGGGAGCATCACACTCCTCTACGTGCCCATCGTGCTTAAACTGAGGAGCCTTCCTCCGGCGGTGATCGACAACGCGTTCTTCAAGGCATATACAGCTCAGTTTTACCCCTCCGACAGGATAGCGGCGTTTCTTGATGGTTCCTTCTACGTGGGGCTTCTCCTTCCGGTGGTGATGCTTGGAATGGCTCTCATAGTCAGCGAGTGGAGGGACGTCTCATGA
- a CDS encoding ABC transporter ATP-binding protein — MITARNLTKRFGRLVALDSINLDIDEGLTLILGPNGGGKSTFLNLCSGLYRPSEGEIRVLGENPWSNDELRKRIGVSFDPPALPKHRTAREWLNYLAQVKGLGESEVREAAELFSAVNYLDRKMGEYSAGMLKRISLTQAFLGRPELVLLDEPLANLDLEGIKEVAKVIGEQAKEGTNMVVVSHIWRPLVEFADRIVVIAAGKVALTGIPEEVVPKIEEI, encoded by the coding sequence ATGATAACCGCGAGAAACCTCACCAAGCGCTTCGGCAGGCTGGTGGCGCTGGATTCAATAAACTTAGATATTGACGAAGGACTAACGCTGATACTAGGCCCCAATGGCGGTGGAAAGAGCACCTTCCTGAACCTCTGCTCCGGCCTCTACAGGCCGAGCGAGGGAGAGATCAGGGTCCTGGGGGAGAACCCCTGGAGCAACGACGAACTGAGGAAAAGGATAGGCGTCTCCTTCGACCCACCGGCCCTTCCGAAGCACAGGACGGCCAGGGAATGGCTCAACTACCTGGCCCAGGTCAAGGGACTGGGAGAGAGCGAGGTAAGGGAAGCCGCGGAGCTTTTCTCCGCGGTGAATTACCTCGACAGGAAGATGGGGGAGTACTCTGCTGGAATGCTCAAGAGGATCAGCCTCACCCAGGCGTTCCTCGGGAGGCCTGAGCTGGTGCTCCTCGACGAGCCCCTGGCTAACCTGGATCTTGAGGGCATAAAGGAAGTGGCGAAAGTAATCGGGGAGCAGGCCAAGGAAGGAACCAACATGGTCGTGGTGTCCCACATCTGGCGCCCCCTGGTGGAGTTCGCGGATAGAATAGTTGTGATAGCAGCGGGAAAGGTTGCGCTGACGGGAATCCCGGAGGAGGTGGTGCCAAAAATCGAGGAGATTTAA
- a CDS encoding DUF2103 domain-containing protein translates to MPKHFKKGVKREHHFLKGLEKPLERIAAIPGVKKVIPGRIYASDSRGFEIKVSRETATGLKLIAKSDGSVQDVFLVVDKADRERVWREIERLVGEWKG, encoded by the coding sequence ATGCCAAAGCACTTCAAGAAAGGCGTCAAGAGGGAGCACCACTTCCTGAAGGGTCTTGAAAAGCCCTTGGAGAGGATAGCAGCCATACCCGGGGTTAAGAAGGTAATCCCCGGCAGGATCTACGCCAGCGATTCTAGGGGCTTTGAGATAAAGGTCTCAAGGGAAACGGCAACCGGTTTGAAGCTGATAGCCAAGAGCGACGGCTCAGTCCAAGACGTGTTTCTTGTGGTTGACAAAGCCGACAGAGAGAGGGTGTGGAGGGAGATAGAGAGGCTCGTGGGGGAGTGGAAGGGTTAA
- the arcS gene encoding archaeosine synthase subunit alpha yields the protein MEVIRHEGPGRLGLVRLGEHTFRTPALVGVDFTLSPFNSFFHPSEPGEYDFNLAPSIPLGFYTPDDVIEKAIGRLWSVNYEGFNAFYLPALRRTEYLGEFFKIIERHNFDAVYLGNSKILVREYRYFVRILRELRERFPNAMIIADLEPFFYPLAVYLGVDAFDTRSLKLYDFEGKGFTGYSPFLWGKEPNSLDFARETILLVRKALEEGKLRYLVENFFNTQYHAGILRIADLEHPDYLEKYTPLQKETVYFISDASIRRPEVKRWHSRVAERFVPPKNTELVLLFPCSAKKPYSFSRSHTLYRKAVKEALGSGIARVHELILTSPFGVVPREWEWLAKYDIVVTGHWGEEEIKPAAELLAKTLEKYPKDVPIIAHLDEAYVEIAKLASELSGREITFTEARNGTTGRESLKSLTETLREFELEGTKEDRTYRYFEGIRKVFDFYFGVGAGEAVLPDGGKVKGSKMLRLFVDNQQTGTFRDGVISVTPYGMQRIYDAVGSYWVRIDFELRGDVFAIGVDEADPAIRPDDIVGIVRDEKVVGVGKAVLAGEEMVRSKKGVAVKVRKRA from the coding sequence ATGGAAGTCATCCGGCACGAAGGGCCTGGAAGGCTGGGCCTCGTAAGGCTCGGGGAGCACACCTTCAGAACTCCAGCCCTAGTGGGGGTAGACTTCACACTATCCCCGTTCAACTCCTTCTTCCACCCCTCTGAACCGGGGGAGTACGACTTCAATCTGGCTCCCTCTATACCCCTCGGCTTCTACACGCCGGACGATGTAATAGAGAAGGCCATAGGAAGGCTCTGGAGCGTAAACTACGAGGGCTTCAACGCATTTTACCTACCAGCTTTGAGGAGAACGGAGTATTTAGGTGAGTTCTTCAAGATAATTGAACGCCATAACTTCGATGCCGTCTACCTCGGAAACTCAAAGATTCTAGTGAGGGAGTACCGCTACTTCGTGAGAATCCTTCGGGAGCTCCGCGAGAGGTTCCCCAACGCCATGATAATAGCCGACCTGGAGCCGTTCTTCTATCCGCTCGCCGTTTACCTCGGAGTTGATGCCTTCGACACCCGCTCGCTCAAGCTCTACGACTTCGAGGGCAAAGGTTTCACCGGGTACAGCCCCTTCCTGTGGGGGAAGGAGCCCAATTCCCTCGACTTCGCCAGGGAGACTATACTCCTTGTGAGGAAAGCCCTGGAGGAGGGAAAGCTCCGCTACCTCGTTGAGAACTTCTTCAACACCCAGTACCACGCCGGGATACTCCGCATAGCGGATTTAGAGCATCCGGATTACCTTGAGAAGTACACTCCACTCCAGAAGGAGACGGTTTACTTCATAAGCGACGCCTCGATAAGGAGACCGGAAGTTAAGAGGTGGCATTCGAGAGTTGCCGAGCGCTTCGTCCCGCCGAAGAACACTGAACTGGTTCTCCTCTTCCCATGCTCGGCCAAGAAGCCATACTCCTTCTCCCGCTCTCACACCCTCTACCGGAAGGCGGTTAAGGAAGCCCTCGGCTCAGGAATAGCCAGAGTCCACGAGCTGATTCTGACTTCGCCCTTCGGTGTGGTTCCAAGAGAATGGGAATGGCTGGCAAAGTACGACATAGTAGTTACCGGCCATTGGGGCGAGGAGGAGATTAAGCCCGCCGCCGAACTCCTCGCAAAAACCCTTGAGAAGTACCCGAAGGACGTTCCGATAATAGCGCACCTGGATGAAGCCTACGTCGAGATTGCAAAGCTCGCCTCCGAGCTCTCCGGAAGGGAGATAACCTTTACGGAAGCTAGGAACGGCACGACGGGCAGGGAAAGCTTAAAATCCCTCACAGAAACGCTGAGGGAGTTTGAACTTGAGGGTACCAAAGAGGACAGGACGTACCGCTACTTCGAGGGCATAAGGAAGGTCTTTGATTTCTACTTCGGAGTTGGTGCCGGAGAGGCCGTTCTGCCGGACGGCGGGAAAGTCAAGGGCTCCAAGATGCTCCGCCTCTTCGTGGACAACCAGCAGACGGGAACCTTCAGGGACGGAGTGATAAGCGTCACTCCCTATGGAATGCAGAGGATATATGACGCCGTTGGAAGCTACTGGGTGAGGATAGACTTCGAGCTTCGCGGTGACGTCTTCGCAATCGGTGTTGACGAGGCGGACCCGGCGATAAGGCCGGACGACATAGTCGGCATAGTCCGGGATGAGAAAGTTGTCGGCGTCGGGAAGGCCGTTCTGGCCGGAGAGGAGATGGTTCGCTCAAAGAAGGGAGTCGCCGTTAAGGTGAGGAAGAGGGCGTAA